The genomic stretch CCCGGCGCAAGGGCTACCAGCGGGATGGTGACACAAGAGGGCTGGTTCTGATATAGCCTCACGCCAACTATAGAAAATGTCTCAAGAAGCAACTCTTCACGCCGTAATATATGGTATGGTTCAGGGGGTGAACTTTCGTATCTTTGTGCTGCGCCACGCCCGAGCGATGGGGCTGACCGGCTATGTGAGAAACCTCTCCAAGGAGCGGGTGGTGGAGGTGGTGGCTGAGGGAGAGCGGGAGAAACTAGAGCAACTATTAAGGCAGCTTGAGGTGGGGCCGCGCCTGGCGAAGGTAAAGCGGGTGGAGGTTAACTGGTCGGAGTACAGCGGAGGGTACAGCCAATTCCGCATAGGATCCTAAGTGACCTGCTTTCGAACCGCGACCTCCAGGCTTTTAACATCAGGTATACCCTTTAGTGTAGATACCATGCCCAACAGGGCATTGGCGATG from Dehalococcoidia bacterium encodes the following:
- a CDS encoding acylphosphatase, with product MSQEATLHAVIYGMVQGVNFRIFVLRHARAMGLTGYVRNLSKERVVEVVAEGEREKLEQLLRQLEVGPRLAKVKRVEVNWSEYSGGYSQFRIGS